DNA from Geobacter sulfurreducens PCA:
GTCGATCGTCCAGCCGTATACGCCGTAGGTGGAGGCATCTTCGAAATTCACCGTGGAATTCCGGCTGGACAGAGTCCAATCGGCAGCCTCCACGACACCGGAGGCAATGCCGAGCCCCACCAGCACAGCCACCGCGACCGCCCTGCACAAACTTGCTAGAGTTTTCATTTCCACACGCTCCTCGTACTTGCAGTTCCCGACTGAAAAGGCTCCGTCATAGCGTCATTGAATACGAATATCTATTGTTGCTGCGCGCTTCAGCTCTTCAACGATTTCCTCGACCTTCTTGCGTTGGTAATCCTTTGCCAGATACTGCTCGATGAAATCCCGCATCTCTTCGAAGGTCCTGACCGTTTCGGGATGCCGTTCCATCACCCTGATAATGTGAAACCCATGGTGCGTCTTGACGATTCCGCTCGTCTCACCCGGTTTGAGGGAAAAGGCGACCTGGTCGAACTCGCGCGGCATGAAGCCCCGCTGAATCTCTCCCAGATCTCCGCCCTTGGCGGCACTGGCGCAATCGGAGCTCTCGCTGGCAAGAACGGCAAAATCGGCGCCGGCGCCAATCCGGTCGCGAATGCCCTCGATCTTTTTCCGGGCCTCCGCCTGAGTCTCCGGGGAAGCCTCTTTTTCGACCTTCACCAGGATATGCCGGACAGCGATTGTCTCAGGCTTTTTAAAACCGGACTTGTTCTTTTCGTAATAGGCCCTGAGATCCGTTTCGGGAACCTTGATCGCATCGATGCCGCGCGAGGCCAGATAGGCGTCCACAAGGACGTCGCGGCGAGCGGTGTCGTTAAGTCTGTCCTCGGACGGTGCCACCACGCTCCCGCCCCGGGATACGCTCGAACCGATGGCTTCCCGGCGGGCCTGAATCTTTTTGGACAGATCGGCAGGATTCAGCTTTTCGCCCGCCTGGGCCAGCAACTCCATCGCAATAAGCTTATCGAG
Protein-coding regions in this window:
- a CDS encoding peptidylprolyl isomerase, coding for MKTVRNLIITILCLLGSVPSAPGAETAVAPSGRAAAAVVNGAVIFRDELDHFVEFALSRRRGAGRKVTDEQKKRVERQELDKLIAMELLAQAGEKLNPADLSKKIQARREAIGSSVSRGGSVVAPSEDRLNDTARRDVLVDAYLASRGIDAIKVPETDLRAYYEKNKSGFKKPETIAVRHILVKVEKEASPETQAEARKKIEGIRDRIGAGADFAVLASESSDCASAAKGGDLGEIQRGFMPREFDQVAFSLKPGETSGIVKTHHGFHIIRVMERHPETVRTFEEMRDFIEQYLAKDYQRKKVEEIVEELKRAATIDIRIQ